From a single Calderihabitans maritimus genomic region:
- a CDS encoding YqeG family HAD IIIA-type phosphatase — translation MLKLLKPNLFVNSLLEVSVDQLKKIGIKGLIIDLDNTITYWNDRRITPEVEAWFANLYQHGIRACIVSNNRGDRVDHVARTLRVPYISGAGKPRRRAFLRALEVLDCRAEEAGVVGDQLFTDILGGNRMGLYTILVVPLGPREFIGTRFIRKVERIIMPFIKQ, via the coding sequence ATGTTGAAGTTGCTTAAGCCGAACTTATTTGTAAATTCTCTCTTGGAGGTCTCCGTGGACCAGTTAAAGAAAATAGGTATAAAAGGCCTGATAATAGACCTAGACAATACTATCACTTACTGGAACGATCGCCGGATTACCCCGGAGGTAGAGGCATGGTTTGCGAATCTTTACCAACATGGTATCAGGGCCTGCATAGTATCTAACAATAGGGGGGATAGGGTTGATCATGTTGCGCGGACTTTGAGAGTGCCATATATTTCCGGTGCCGGCAAGCCCAGGAGAAGAGCTTTTCTGCGGGCTCTTGAGGTTTTGGACTGTCGGGCAGAGGAAGCAGGGGTAGTGGGGGACCAGCTTTTTACCGATATTTTGGGTGGGAATCGCATGGGGCTGTACACCATCCTGGTGGTTCCTCTAGGACCGCGGGAATTTATAGGAACTCGGTTTATACGCAAGGTTGAGAGAATCATCATGCCCTTTATAAAACAATAG